The genomic region TTTTTCAGAATCCTTTCCTCTGAGTATCAGAAGCCAGGAAGAAAGAGCCATCAATTCCCAGGCTGTAAAAAAGGCCAGATTGCTGTTCGCCATGGTTAAGGCAGCCAGAGAAAGGATGCTCATGACCAGCAGAGGATAATGCCCCCGTCGTTGTTCTTTTACATAAAGACCGGCGAATAGATAAACCAGACCTCCGGTGATAAAGAGAGCAAAGAAGAACAGATTCAATCCTGTCAAACCTGAATAGAAGGTCCAGCCGAAATACCCGACGACTCCCATACTGATAAGGGATTTAAGTCTTGACGGCAGGAATTCGAGGATAAACAGTGCCAATGCTCCACCCAGAACCAGAAGGAGGGAAAGTTCCAGTCCTCCCAGAGCTCTTCCGGCGAATATACCGGCAAACAGAAGGAGTCCGGCGGGGATAATTCCGTCATTACAGGGCATATCCACCTGCTCGAAAACCACTTCTGAAGGACGGACAGAAAGGATAAACCAGCGAAAGAGGTAGATCACTTCAAAGAGGGACCCCACCAGAACAAGGACCGTCCAGAGGATCTGACCGGTTCCCATAAGGAGTCTCATCAGTTCCCATTTGGCCCAGAATCCGGGAAATGGAGGCAGACCGGCCATAGCCAGGACAAGGATGCCCATGACGGTGGCAGGAAGTGTTCCTATCATCCGGCCTCTCCAGCCTTCCCGGTCGGAGGCATTGATGCGTCCGGCAATCCAGAAGAGGCCCGCCTTGGCCAGGAGATGATTGATGAAGATACCACCAGCGATGATTATGAAGCTCAGGGGCTGAACGCCCATCAGAAACATCATTCCCAGGGCGCCGGTTAAAAGACCGATCTGTGCGGTAGATGAGAAACCCAGCATCCGGGGAATGTCATCCTGTTTAAGCCCGATCAGGTTGGCAAAGAAGAAGGTCAGGAATCCTATGCCTGAGAGTACTTTGAGCAGAGGCATGGGCATAAGGGGCATGATCTTCATCAAGGCAAAGATCATGGCACCCGCATTGGCTGAGGCGATGACCCCGGCAATTCCTTCAGGGGCAGCCTGATAGACATCCAGAGCCCATCCGTTGGCCGGAAAAGGCTTAAGTTCGATGAGTAGAGCGGCGGTCAAAAAGAAAAGTGCCGACAATCCGACTCCCGAGGAGAAAACACTCTGCACCACCCGGGGATCACGCAGGATCCAGTCCAGGGACAGGGTTCCTGTGAGTCTATAGATATAAACCGCACCCAGCAGGAAGAAAATGGAAGACAAACCGCCGGCCATCAGGTATTTGAAACCAGCTTCCAGGGATCGTTTATCCCCTTTCAGGGCAATCAGTCCATAGGTGGCTATGGAAGTGATTTCCAAAAAAACAAAAAGATTGAAAAGGTCACGGGTCATGATGATGCCGCTCACACCCAGAGCCAGGGCCAGATAGGCCATCATGCCGCCGGGGCCGTCTTTTTTCCAGGAACTGTTGAGATGTACAGCTCCCAGAAGGGCGGCGATGAGAACAGAAAGAACGGCAAAACTCTCTTCCACACCCATCCTGAGGTTAATGGAGACAGGAGGCTTAAACCCCGCTGTAAAGAGATCCGGAGAGGCCCCGTTCAAGGCGGCAATAAATGAAGAACCGGCGATAAAAGCCATAAAGGCCAGGGCCAGAAGGAACACCCACCGGCTCAGAGTTCTGCTGATCTTATCTAAAAGAGGCAGCAGAAAAGCTGTGCCCAGGGCTGTGATGATAAGATAGATGGGGCTTACCATTTTAACTCCTTTATATCCTGAACCTGAGAGGTTCCGGTCGCCTTATAGAGGCGTACGGCATAGCTGAGCATCAACGCGGTGACAGCCAGTCCGATAACGATGGCGGTGAGGACAAGAGCCGAAGGGATAGGATCAACCATGGTCAACACGGGATCTCCTGTCGCCGAGGCATCGATGATAGGGGCAGTCCTGCCTTGGATGTATCCCAGAGAGACAATCACAAGGTGAATCCCTGTATCCATGATGGAAAAACCGATGACCATCTTGATAATGCTTTTGCGGGTCAGGATTCCCCAGAGTCCGACAATAAGCAGAGCAAAACCGACAAGCGTTGCTATCAGATTAAGACTCATACTGGTTCCCTCCCTTTCATATTTTCGAGGATGGCCGAGAGCTCGGTACCGACCTTCAGTCCCACCAGAACATAGATCAGAGGAATGGCACCGGCACTAAAGAGCCTTCCGAACTCGCCCAGAGGGAGAATCCGGTTATCCAGAAATCCACCGGCCAGAAACAATCCGGCCGCTCCGATACCCACATACGCGGCACCCGACAGGGATTCAAGGAGGTTCATCACTGTGTGATTCACTTTCTTGACTCTCTGAGACAGGAGGAGCAGGAGGAAACCCGTGGCGATAACAACACCGCCCTGGAAACCGCCCCCCGGGGTCAGATGACCATGAATAAAAATATAAGCTCCGAAGAGCAGAAGAATAGGGTACAGCAGGGAGGCTCCTGTACTGAGGATTTCCGAAGCGGGATGGATTTTATCTTCCCTGGCCCCCATTTTCCCCAGAAGCAGGCCTACACCAGTGGTAGCAAAAAACAGAACAGCGACTTCTCCCAGAGTATCCAGGCCGCGGTAGGTCACAATGATGGAAGTGACCAGATTGGCAGCACCCAGTTCTTCGGGTCCCTTCTCCAGATAATAGGCAGCCGTTTCTGTCAGCTCTTCACTCACCGGCATGGTGACAAAAGGCAGCAGTACAAGGGCAGTCAGTATAAGAGCGATAAAGGCGATCCATCGACTAATCACGTGGTTCCTCCTTCTTTCCTCTCATACGGCTCAGGGCGTATAGAAAGACCACCGTGGTCAATCCCGAACCGATGGCCGCTTCTGTCATAGCCACATCTGGAGCGGCCAGAATGAGGTACATCAGAGATGCGATCAGACTGACAGAGCCGCTGGCAATGATGGCGGCGGTCAGATTTTTCATATAAACAGCCAGAAGTGCTCCGGCAATCATCATGACTCCCAGAACAATCATTAAAACAGTAATCATGAAGGTTCCTCCCCGGATTCTTCGACCGATTCCCTTTGATCATCTCCCAATTGGTCACAAACGGCCTTTTCTCCCAGTGAGATACCGTATTTATGAGCCGCCCGTGCCAGAGCATGGGAGGAGAGAGGATTTGAAAACAGAATAAATATCATAAGCAGCACCATTTTTCCTGACCATTCCGGCCGGGCCATGGCGATACCGGCCATGAATAGCAGACTTCCC from Oceanispirochaeta sp. harbors:
- a CDS encoding Na(+)/H(+) antiporter subunit B, which encodes MISRWIAFIALILTALVLLPFVTMPVSEELTETAAYYLEKGPEELGAANLVTSIIVTYRGLDTLGEVAVLFFATTGVGLLLGKMGAREDKIHPASEILSTGASLLYPILLLFGAYIFIHGHLTPGGGFQGGVVIATGFLLLLLSQRVKKVNHTVMNLLESLSGAAYVGIGAAGLFLAGGFLDNRILPLGEFGRLFSAGAIPLIYVLVGLKVGTELSAILENMKGREPV
- a CDS encoding hydrogenase subunit MbhD domain-containing protein, giving the protein MITVLMIVLGVMMIAGALLAVYMKNLTAAIIASGSVSLIASLMYLILAAPDVAMTEAAIGSGLTTVVFLYALSRMRGKKEEPRD
- a CDS encoding proton-conducting transporter membrane subunit — translated: MVSPIYLIITALGTAFLLPLLDKISRTLSRWVFLLALAFMAFIAGSSFIAALNGASPDLFTAGFKPPVSINLRMGVEESFAVLSVLIAALLGAVHLNSSWKKDGPGGMMAYLALALGVSGIIMTRDLFNLFVFLEITSIATYGLIALKGDKRSLEAGFKYLMAGGLSSIFFLLGAVYIYRLTGTLSLDWILRDPRVVQSVFSSGVGLSALFFLTAALLIELKPFPANGWALDVYQAAPEGIAGVIASANAGAMIFALMKIMPLMPMPLLKVLSGIGFLTFFFANLIGLKQDDIPRMLGFSSTAQIGLLTGALGMMFLMGVQPLSFIIIAGGIFINHLLAKAGLFWIAGRINASDREGWRGRMIGTLPATVMGILVLAMAGLPPFPGFWAKWELMRLLMGTGQILWTVLVLVGSLFEVIYLFRWFILSVRPSEVVFEQVDMPCNDGIIPAGLLLFAGIFAGRALGGLELSLLLVLGGALALFILEFLPSRLKSLISMGVVGYFGWTFYSGLTGLNLFFFALFITGGLVYLFAGLYVKEQRRGHYPLLVMSILSLAALTMANSNLAFFTAWELMALSSWLLILRGKDSEKASLLYIMFSMGGAYLLMAGLFLMVPGSPVAAIAWVLIALAMLVKTGALGVHLWLPDGYAESEDDVSGFLSSILSKVGIFGLLFFAVKYFPVAQVGISSSVIGWIGAFTAVIAALIATFQEDIKYTLAWSSMSQLGYIILAFSLMNHAGWTTVLYLTFNHTIFKAMLFLAIAGVVSRTGTRMMYQMGGLISRMPISFLTVLMGIIAVSGVPPLSGFGGKWMLYTALIESGKYLEAGMAFFASTIAFLYLFRLIHTIFLGQIKAEHREIKEASVWLIIPQFALMALLMVFSTFPHLFVEPMAKITAAWFPQNMAFDANGTITNTIGYWNGSWVMYVTMGVFAAPLLWLFIVMNKPQKVKQFNIVFAAERPDRPETTHYAYNFFAPYRKALGFLAGPTIETAWKGVASLTMNLSSSFRRIYTGNGQTYMIHIILFLTLSYFVMRGLL
- a CDS encoding sodium:proton antiporter, which codes for MSLNLIATLVGFALLIVGLWGILTRKSIIKMVIGFSIMDTGIHLVIVSLGYIQGRTAPIIDASATGDPVLTMVDPIPSALVLTAIVIGLAVTALMLSYAVRLYKATGTSQVQDIKELKW
- the mnhG gene encoding monovalent cation/H(+) antiporter subunit G; the protein is MLELIGGIFALLGSLFLLLASIGIIRMPDAFNRMQTGTKATTLGSLLFMAGIAMARPEWSGKMVLLMIFILFSNPLSSHALARAAHKYGISLGEKAVCDQLGDDQRESVEESGEEPS